A region of the Halalkalibaculum roseum genome:
GAACAGTTTTATCACTCTGATCGCTGGCGATAAAACCCTGGGTAAGAATTACATTACCTTTGTCCGACAGTTCCAGCTGCAGTTCTTTATCCGGACTGTCATCACACACTGCAGAGAGCACGATATTTTTTTCGCTCGCATTCTTCTGAGGAACTGTTTTAAGCAGATCTCTGGCATCCATCCAATTGGTTTCAATGTCCTCTTTCTTAAGAAATGCCGCCCCAAGTGTTGTGGCCATGAGCTCACCCAGGGACATCAGCTTGGCTTGAACCCTGAAACTCGCTTCCTCAACCAACGCAATACCTTTGGCTAGCTGGTCCAGTTCCAGAAAATAATCACCCAACAGTTCGTAAGCATCCAGCCCGAGATCATCTGCAAGGTCACGATGGGTGTCCTTAATGGAGTCCAGCAAAGCCGTATAATTGCCTCTTGGTGCCTGATCAATGACTTCCTGCAGTTTATTTGATATTCCACTGACAGCAGAGTGAACAAGGCAGACCTTATAACCACTGTCTCGGTGTTGTTTGACTACCTCACGAATATTGTCCCAATTTTGACGGTTGGATACACTTGTCCCGCCAAATTTTAATACGATCCAGTTTTTTCTTTCCGGCATTGCCTTAGTACTAACTAAAAATTTGATGAGCTGCTAATATAAACCTGTCTGAGCATTGATTAAACTCTAATTATAGAATGTAATTCTCCCGCTGATCAGTTATATCCGTGTTCCATAAAGGTAATTGTTAACATTCTTATAACTGTGATCTCTGGTTACTTCATGATTGTCACCAAGTGAATTAATTGAATTATTCTTTAGGGGAACTATTTTGTATCATTTTGCTCTTACATTTCTAAAATTTATTTGTAGAGCATACAACCCTATTGCCGTTGAAATTTCGATTCATCTTTATTCTCCTAGCATTCACAAGTAACGCTTTAGCCCAAGAGTCCGCCTCAGTAAGCGGTTATATAACCGATGCTGAAACGGGTGAAACACTTATTTCAGCCAACATTGCTCTCGAAGGCACCCGTAAAGGCATCTCCTCAAATACATCTGGATATTTTACCATTACCAATATCTCTCCCGGCACCTATACTCTGGTCACATCCTATATCGGTTACCGACAGTTCTCTCGTGAGATTAGCCTTGAAGAGGGTGAAAATTTGAGACTGGATATCGCTTTGCAACCCGAAGGATACCGGCTGGAAGAGGTCATTGTTGAATCGGAAGCCGAAAAGAAAGAACAAAAAAATATCGGGGTTGCCCAGGTACAAACCGAGTTAATTAAAAGGGTTCCCTCTGTATTTCAGGCTGATGTGTTCCGCTCGATCCAGCTATTACCCGGGGTGAAGGCCTCTTCTGACTTCTCCAGCGGACTCTATATTCGGGGCGGTAGTCCCGACCAAACATTGATTCTCCTTGACCGGACAACCGTTTATAATCCCACTCATTTTTTCGGATTTTTCTCAACCTTCAATCCCGATGCCGTAAAAGATATCCGGCTTTATAAGGGTGGCTATCCTGCTAAGTACGGTGGAAGACTGGGTTCAGTACTAACTATTTTCAATAAAGACGGCAATCGCAACGAATTCGCAGGGTCGGCTACCCTTGGTTTGCTGGCCTCCCGTTTTATGATCGAAGGCCCTTATAAAAAAGGATCCTATATGATTGCGGTACGCCGCTCCACTCTCGAGCCGCTGCTTGCCGCATTGAGGAACTCATTCGACGGTATTCCCGACAAGTTCTACTTTCTGGATCTGAACGGAAAATTTAACTTCGATGCAAACGAGAACAACAAATTCTCCCTCGCTTTCTATTCCGGTAGCGATGATGTGGCGGTTCCTTTCGCAGATGATGCCAGCATAAATTTAAATTATGGTAATCAAACTCTAAGCGGGAACTGGAGCCATATTTTTTCCGAACGTCTTTTCGGGAACCTGACCCTGACTGGTTCCCGGTACTTTAATTTCCCGTCTTTTAATATTGCATCAACACCCTTCGAAAGGAACAATAATATCTATGATTTTTCTGTAAAGGGTGATCTGGAATACCTGTTAGGGGAGAACCATGAGATTGAGACCGGTTTTTGGGGAGGACTGCTCACACTGAGGCTCCAGGATGAATTTGATGGTGTGGAGACGTTCAGCTCACGCATTCAGACCACCTACGGGTCCTGGTACCTTCAGGACACCTGGCAAATAGCGCCAGACTGGAAACTGAAACCCGGAGTTCGCGTCAACGCCTTCAGCGAAGGCAATTACTTTCGTATAGAACCGCGCTTTTCTGCTGAATATGAGCCATTCGATGCTCTTAGACTACAGGCAGCTTACGGTCGATATAATCAGTTTCTCACCTTGATAACCAACGAAGCATTTTCCGGTTTTGATGTATGGCTAACTACGGATAACGGTGTTACGCCGGCATATGGAGACCAATTTGTACTGGGTGCAAAAACCCAGCCTTGGGAAGGATACGGTTTTGATGTTGAGTTATATTTCAGAACCATGAATGATCTATTTGAGCTGGACCCCTTCTTGCCCGATCCGGCCGGACTTGATTATCCCGACTTGTTTCGATTTGGCACAGGCTACGCTTATGGGGCAGAGTTTTTAATGGAGAAACAAATAGGCCGTTTAACAGGCTTTTTGGGATATACCATCAGCGTAACCCGTAGGAAGTTTCCCAATTTCAATGAACCTATTGGCAGCAACGAAGCCAGATTCTATCCCCCGAAATACGACCGCTCTCACGATGTAAACCTTGTTTTGGACTACCAACTAAGCGAACGCTGGAAAGCGACCATGGCATTTAACTATGCCACCGGTCAGGCTTACACCAAACCGCTTGGCAGAACGGTGGCCCTGGATTTTCCTTTTTCGAGTTCCTCGGGTTCCGGTACCGTTGTTGATCAGTTAGTAGTAGGTAAAGTCAACGCTTCCAGGTTGCCTGCATACCACCGCCTGGATCTCTCTTTCAGCCGGCAAGGTACCTTCTTCGGTTCGGGAGAAGCTGAGTGGCAATTTCAAATAATTAATGTCTACTCCAGACGAAATGTTTGGTTCTACAATTACGATCTTGAATTTCCGGTAACCCGAGAAGCAGTCCGGTTACTACCTATTTTACCCAGTGTCTCATATACGATTAACTTCTAGATATGAATAAATTTTATTTACCTATAGCATTAGTATTTCTTTTTGTCTGGTCAAGCTGTGACCTGTATCCACAGGATGAATATCGTGAATTCTATGTTGTGGAATCGTATCTGGTAGCCAACCGTGCCCTCCCCGGTGTAAGGCTTAGCCGCACCGTTTCATTGGAAGAAGAATACAGTGTTCAGGAATCGGGTATCGGTAATGCCAACATTGAAATGTACCTGCTTGCGGAAGACGGTTCGATTGAAAGAACTTATACTTATGTGAATGACCCAAATAATGCCAACAATTTTTATCGGACGGTGAGTCAAGATCGGATTTTGCCGGGTAGAAACTACCAATTGCAGGTAACCTTTCCTGGAAATAGCGATACCGTTCGTGCCACTACCCTGGTACCCGGAGAGTTCCAGACCGTAGGTTCAGTCATTGATACGGCTTTTTATCAGTCAGAGGAGCAGATTACCGTGACCACCACCCAAAGTAAGTATCCCGGAAGGCAGACCTATTTCGTGTTTTCTGTCATTTCCGCAGAACCCGTTGAAGAAAACCTAACTCCCTTTTATCGGGATCAGGTTTTCGACCAGGATGAAGACATTGAAGATTTTGAGATCAACTCATCCGGTATTATCAATGAAGGAAATTATGATATCAACAGTGATGGCACCCTATCCTTGCGAGTACCATGGCTTGCGGTGGCTTTTTATGGTGATAATGATATCGTGGCCAATACCATCGACGATAATTTGTATGATTTCATCCGCTCGCAGGAGGTCCAAACCGGTGGCGGACCTTCGATCCTTCCCCCGGGAGAAATACAAAATATCATTTATAATGTGGAGGGCGGAATAGGTATTTTTGGGAGCCTTGCCAGTGACACCAACCGCGTATTTATCGAACGGCCTATTCAAAATTAAGAAACAGTAAACTAAGCTTGATCGGCTTCCGTTAGTTATTGTCGGCTTGTTATTTTATTGGAATAGAAGTGTATATTTGTTCAAATGAAAATTAAACAATCAACCGTACTATTTACTCTGCTGATCTTTTTGTGTACGATCGCTGTCCCAAGTGAGGCTCTCTCCCAGGACAATGATAGCTTCACGCTTGCCAGGGTTAAATACCGGGGTGGAGGTGACTGGTATAATGACCCCTCCTCTCTGAAAAATCTTATTGAATTTACCCGCGACAGGGTACCAATATCCATCGATGCGGAATATGAGGATGTGGCAATAGGAAGCAGAGATTTATTTGAGTATCCCTTTGCCTTCCTTACCGGTCATGGAACCATAAGCCTGAACAGTACGGAGGCCTCCAATTTGCGTGACTACCTGGATAACGGGGGTTTTCTGTATATAGATGACGACTATGGTCTGGATGAGCACTTCAGAAAGGTAATAAATCAGATTTATCCCAATGAAGAACTCATTGAAATTCCTTTTGAGCACAAGATTTACCACCAGGTCTATGAATTCCCGAACGGTCTTCCTAAAGTACATGAACATGACGGTAAAGCGCCACGCGGTTACGGGTTGTTTCGACAAGGAAGAATGGTACTCTTTTACACGTATGAATCTAACCTGGCCGACGGTTGGGCCAACCCTGAAGTGCACCAGGATCCGGAATCCTTACGGCAGGAGGCACTCCAAATGGGAGTCAATATTTTGGTCTATGCGTTGACCAGCGGAAGATGAGCTGGAGGTTGGAAGTTAGAGGTTGGAGGTTATAAATTAGAAAAGAGCTTCTAGCTTCTAGCTTCTAGCTTCGAGCTTCTAGCTTCTAGCTTCTAAAAAAATACTGATTGATTGTATTGCAATATTCAAGATTTAACATTTAACATTATCTTTTTTTTCGAGATATTAAACTCATGATTTTTACTAAGAAACAATCTCACCGATGATCATACCAATTGCCAGCGACCACGCCGGATTTGAAGCCAAAGAGAAAGTCAAAAAAATGCTCGAGGATATGGGTCACATGCCGGTAGACTTCGGCACCCACTCCGAAGATTCGGTAGATTACCCGGACTTTGCTGTACAGGTTGCACAGAAAGTCGATGAAGGGGAGCATGAGCAAGGTATTTTGATTTGCGGGAGCGGCCAGGGTATGTGCATGACGGCCAATAAGTTCAAAAATGTAAGAGCAGCACTCGTTTATAATGAGAAAACAGCGGCCCTCACCCGTCAGCATAACAACGCCAACCTGTTATGTCTCCCCGGCCGTGAACTAGATGAAGATGATCTAAAGGCTATTCTCAAAGCATGGTTCGATTCCGATTTTGAAGGAGGCCGCCATGAACGACGGGTCAAAAAAATTCACTCACTAACCGAGAACAACTAGTCAATACATGAAATCACTAGCTGAAAAAGACGCTGCAATTTTTGGATTGCTTGATGAAGAACGTCAACGTCAAAATGAAAATCTGGAACTGATTGCATCCGAAAACTTTGCATCTAGAGCCGTCATGGAAGCTATGGGCTCTACCCTTACCAATAAGTATGCCGAAGGATTGCCCGGCAAACGGTACTATGGAGGCTGCGAAGTGGTTGACAAGGTGGAAAATCTTGCCCGGGACCGTGCAAAGAAACTATTCGGAGCCGAATGGGTAAATGTTCAGCCGCATTCCGGTGCCCAGGCCAACGCCGCAGTGTATCTCAGCTTTATGGAACCGGGTGAAACACTGCTCGGACTGGATCTGTCTCACGGCGGTCACCTGACGCATGGCTCACCGGTAAATTTCTCAGGTATTTTATACAACTCAGAATTTTACGGGGTGGACAAAAATACCGGACGCATAGATCTAGAAAACGTCCGTTCTAAAGCAAAGGAAATCAAACCTAAACTGATCTCTATAGGAGCATCCGCTTATCCAAGGGATTTCGATTACGCCGCTTTCCGTGAGATTGCGGATGAAGTCGGTGCTTATCTCTGGATGGATATGGCTCATACTGCCGGATTAATCGCTGCCGGGTTACTTAACAATCCCTTACCGCATTGCCACGTAGTTACCACGACCACCCATAAGACGCTTCGAGGCCCCCGTGGCGGAATGATACTGTTGGGCAAGGATGGAAAGAATACACTGGGTGTAGAAGCTCGCAAATCGGGCCGTACCAAACAGTGGAGTGAAGTGCTGGACTCTGCAGTATTCCCCGGAACACAAGGCGGACCGCTGATGCACGTAATTGCTGCAAAAGCCGTCTCTTTTGAGGAAGCCCTACAGGAAGATTTCAAAAGCTATCAAAGTCAGGTTCAGAAAAATGCAACTGTTTTGGCTGAAGCTTTTAAAAGCATGGACTATGATCTGGTCAGCGACGGTACGGACAACCATCTCATACTGGTAGATCTCAGAAACAAGGGACTCACCGGCAAAGTGGCCGAGGAATCACTGGACGAAGCCAATATTACACTGAACAAAAATATGGTTCCCTATGATACCGAAAGTCCTTTTGTTACTTCAGGTATTAGAATTGGATCTCC
Encoded here:
- a CDS encoding TonB-dependent receptor, producing MKFRFIFILLAFTSNALAQESASVSGYITDAETGETLISANIALEGTRKGISSNTSGYFTITNISPGTYTLVTSYIGYRQFSREISLEEGENLRLDIALQPEGYRLEEVIVESEAEKKEQKNIGVAQVQTELIKRVPSVFQADVFRSIQLLPGVKASSDFSSGLYIRGGSPDQTLILLDRTTVYNPTHFFGFFSTFNPDAVKDIRLYKGGYPAKYGGRLGSVLTIFNKDGNRNEFAGSATLGLLASRFMIEGPYKKGSYMIAVRRSTLEPLLAALRNSFDGIPDKFYFLDLNGKFNFDANENNKFSLAFYSGSDDVAVPFADDASINLNYGNQTLSGNWSHIFSERLFGNLTLTGSRYFNFPSFNIASTPFERNNNIYDFSVKGDLEYLLGENHEIETGFWGGLLTLRLQDEFDGVETFSSRIQTTYGSWYLQDTWQIAPDWKLKPGVRVNAFSEGNYFRIEPRFSAEYEPFDALRLQAAYGRYNQFLTLITNEAFSGFDVWLTTDNGVTPAYGDQFVLGAKTQPWEGYGFDVELYFRTMNDLFELDPFLPDPAGLDYPDLFRFGTGYAYGAEFLMEKQIGRLTGFLGYTISVTRRKFPNFNEPIGSNEARFYPPKYDRSHDVNLVLDYQLSERWKATMAFNYATGQAYTKPLGRTVALDFPFSSSSGSGTVVDQLVVGKVNASRLPAYHRLDLSFSRQGTFFGSGEAEWQFQIINVYSRRNVWFYNYDLEFPVTREAVRLLPILPSVSYTINF
- a CDS encoding DUF4249 family protein, which translates into the protein MNKFYLPIALVFLFVWSSCDLYPQDEYREFYVVESYLVANRALPGVRLSRTVSLEEEYSVQESGIGNANIEMYLLAEDGSIERTYTYVNDPNNANNFYRTVSQDRILPGRNYQLQVTFPGNSDTVRATTLVPGEFQTVGSVIDTAFYQSEEQITVTTTQSKYPGRQTYFVFSVISAEPVEENLTPFYRDQVFDQDEDIEDFEINSSGIINEGNYDINSDGTLSLRVPWLAVAFYGDNDIVANTIDDNLYDFIRSQEVQTGGGPSILPPGEIQNIIYNVEGGIGIFGSLASDTNRVFIERPIQN
- a CDS encoding DUF4159 domain-containing protein, with the protein product MKIKQSTVLFTLLIFLCTIAVPSEALSQDNDSFTLARVKYRGGGDWYNDPSSLKNLIEFTRDRVPISIDAEYEDVAIGSRDLFEYPFAFLTGHGTISLNSTEASNLRDYLDNGGFLYIDDDYGLDEHFRKVINQIYPNEELIEIPFEHKIYHQVYEFPNGLPKVHEHDGKAPRGYGLFRQGRMVLFYTYESNLADGWANPEVHQDPESLRQEALQMGVNILVYALTSGR
- the rpiB gene encoding ribose 5-phosphate isomerase B — translated: MIIPIASDHAGFEAKEKVKKMLEDMGHMPVDFGTHSEDSVDYPDFAVQVAQKVDEGEHEQGILICGSGQGMCMTANKFKNVRAALVYNEKTAALTRQHNNANLLCLPGRELDEDDLKAILKAWFDSDFEGGRHERRVKKIHSLTENN
- the glyA gene encoding serine hydroxymethyltransferase, with protein sequence MKSLAEKDAAIFGLLDEERQRQNENLELIASENFASRAVMEAMGSTLTNKYAEGLPGKRYYGGCEVVDKVENLARDRAKKLFGAEWVNVQPHSGAQANAAVYLSFMEPGETLLGLDLSHGGHLTHGSPVNFSGILYNSEFYGVDKNTGRIDLENVRSKAKEIKPKLISIGASAYPRDFDYAAFREIADEVGAYLWMDMAHTAGLIAAGLLNNPLPHCHVVTTTTHKTLRGPRGGMILLGKDGKNTLGVEARKSGRTKQWSEVLDSAVFPGTQGGPLMHVIAAKAVSFEEALQEDFKSYQSQVQKNATVLAEAFKSMDYDLVSDGTDNHLILVDLRNKGLTGKVAEESLDEANITLNKNMVPYDTESPFVTSGIRIGSPAMTTRGFGEDEFKQVARLIDKVLQDPENESRLHTVKEEVKELCEQFPLYDFVTA